From the Microbacterium thalassium genome, one window contains:
- a CDS encoding sugar porter family MFS transporter — protein MKSPYGRRAIGLSVAAAVGGFLFGFDSSVVNGAVESIQSDFSLNDVVVGLVVAIALLGCAAGAMIAGNLADRWGRLRVMLLGAIMFFVSSLGAGLAFSVWDLALWRVVGGLGIGIASVVAPAYIAEIAPKQIRGSLASLQQLAITIGIFAALLSDFVLEGAAGGPDNVLWLGLEAWRWMFIVGVVPAAVYGILSFTVPESPRFLITQGRTDEARAIFSRLVPAVDLEKTMNELVGAIETDQRNASASLRGPVLGLQPIVWIGIILSVFQQFVGINVIFYYSTSLWNSVGMTNSALISVVTSITNVLVTFVAIFLVDRLGRKPILLTGSAAMAASLGLMAISFLFAEGSGSDVTLPDPWGAIALVAANLFVIGFGASWGPLVWVLLGEIFPSRIRAKALGVAAGAQWIANFLITMTFPAMSGWSLPLTYGMYAAFAALSFVFVLWRIPETKGMALEQAETLFTRKGAASRD, from the coding sequence ATGAAGAGCCCCTATGGCCGCCGCGCCATCGGCCTTTCCGTCGCCGCGGCCGTCGGCGGCTTCCTGTTCGGCTTCGACTCGTCCGTCGTCAACGGCGCCGTCGAGTCCATCCAGTCGGACTTCTCCCTGAACGACGTCGTCGTCGGCCTCGTCGTGGCCATCGCGCTGCTCGGCTGCGCCGCCGGCGCCATGATCGCCGGGAACCTCGCCGACCGGTGGGGCCGCCTGCGCGTCATGCTGCTGGGCGCGATCATGTTCTTCGTCAGCTCCCTGGGGGCGGGGCTCGCGTTCAGCGTGTGGGATCTGGCGCTGTGGCGTGTCGTCGGCGGCCTCGGCATCGGCATCGCCTCGGTGGTCGCCCCCGCCTACATCGCCGAGATCGCCCCCAAGCAGATCCGCGGGAGCCTCGCGTCGCTGCAGCAGCTGGCGATCACGATCGGCATCTTCGCGGCGCTGCTGAGCGACTTCGTCCTCGAAGGCGCCGCCGGCGGACCCGACAACGTCCTGTGGCTGGGCCTGGAGGCCTGGCGGTGGATGTTCATCGTCGGCGTGGTGCCCGCGGCGGTCTACGGCATCCTGTCGTTCACGGTGCCCGAGTCGCCGCGCTTCCTCATCACCCAGGGCCGCACCGACGAGGCGCGCGCGATCTTCTCGCGGCTCGTGCCCGCCGTCGATCTCGAGAAGACGATGAACGAGCTCGTCGGCGCCATCGAGACCGATCAGCGCAACGCGAGCGCGTCGCTGCGGGGACCGGTGCTGGGGCTCCAGCCGATCGTGTGGATCGGCATCATCCTGTCGGTGTTCCAGCAGTTCGTCGGCATCAACGTGATCTTCTACTACTCCACGAGCCTGTGGAACTCCGTCGGCATGACCAATTCGGCCCTCATCAGCGTCGTCACGAGCATCACCAACGTGCTCGTCACGTTCGTGGCGATCTTCCTGGTCGACCGGCTCGGCCGCAAGCCCATCCTGCTGACCGGCTCGGCGGCGATGGCGGCGTCCCTCGGGCTGATGGCGATCTCGTTCCTGTTCGCCGAGGGCTCCGGATCCGACGTGACCCTGCCCGATCCGTGGGGCGCGATCGCGCTCGTGGCGGCGAACCTCTTCGTCATCGGGTTCGGCGCGTCGTGGGGACCGCTGGTCTGGGTGCTCCTCGGCGAGATCTTCCCCAGCCGCATCCGCGCGAAGGCGCTCGGGGTGGCCGCCGGCGCACAGTGGATCGCGAACTTCCTCATCACCATGACCTTCCCGGCGATGTCCGGGTGGTCGCTGCCGCTGACCTACGGCATGTACGCCGCGTTCGCGGCCCTGTCGTTCGTGTTCGTCCTGTGGCGCATCCCCGAGACCAAGGGCATGGCGCTCGAGCAGGCCGAGACGCTGTTCACGCGCAAGGGCGCCGCGAGCCGGGACTGA
- a CDS encoding TatD family hydrolase, translating into MTDPSNYVRTREKGSRDTSYPPAPEPLGAPTYDNHAHLEIEDGVGLSLDEQLERADAVGVIGVVQAGGDIESSRWSAWAAASHPRVLAAVAIHPNEAPAYAEAGRLDEAIAVIDELAAQPRVRAIGETGLDFFRTGEEGLPAQFESFEAHIALAKKHGIAMQIHDRDAHDAVLETLERAGAPDRTVFHCFSGDEAMARVAADRGYYLSFAGNVTFKNAQNLRDALAVTPRERILVETDAPFLTPTPHRGRPNAPYLIPVTVRFLAAELGVDADELAAQIAANTREVYGAFED; encoded by the coding sequence ATGACCGACCCGTCGAACTACGTGCGCACGCGCGAGAAGGGCTCGCGGGACACGTCGTACCCGCCGGCGCCCGAGCCGCTGGGCGCGCCCACCTACGACAACCACGCGCACCTCGAGATCGAGGACGGCGTGGGGCTGTCGCTGGACGAGCAGCTCGAGCGCGCCGATGCGGTCGGCGTCATCGGCGTCGTGCAGGCCGGCGGCGACATCGAGTCCAGCCGCTGGTCGGCCTGGGCCGCGGCCTCCCACCCGCGCGTCCTCGCGGCCGTCGCGATCCACCCGAACGAGGCTCCCGCGTACGCCGAGGCCGGCCGCCTCGACGAGGCGATCGCCGTCATCGACGAGCTCGCCGCGCAGCCGCGCGTGCGCGCCATCGGCGAGACGGGGCTGGACTTCTTCCGCACCGGCGAAGAGGGGCTCCCCGCCCAGTTCGAGAGCTTCGAGGCGCACATCGCGCTGGCGAAGAAGCACGGCATCGCGATGCAGATCCACGACCGCGACGCCCACGACGCCGTCCTCGAGACCCTCGAGCGCGCCGGCGCGCCCGACCGCACCGTGTTCCACTGCTTCTCGGGCGATGAGGCGATGGCCCGCGTCGCCGCCGACCGCGGCTACTACCTGTCCTTCGCCGGCAACGTGACCTTCAAGAACGCGCAGAACCTGCGCGACGCGCTCGCCGTGACGCCGCGCGAGCGCATCCTGGTCGAGACCGACGCGCCGTTCCTGACGCCCACGCCCCACCGGGGCCGCCCGAACGCGCCGTACCTGATCCCGGTGACGGTGCGCTTCCTGGCCGCCGAGCTCGGCGTGGACGCCGATGAGCTGGCGGCGCAGATCGCCGCGAACACGCGCGAGGTCTACGGCGCGTTCGAGGACTGA
- the metG gene encoding methionine--tRNA ligase, with protein MTSGRSFYATTPIYYPSDVPHIGHGYTTVAVDTLARWHRQAGDDTWMLTGTDEHGQKMMRAAAANGVGPQEWVDKLVTESWYPLLETLNVANDDFIRTTQPRHEERVREFVQAIYDRGYIYAGEFEALYCVGCEEFKTEGEILDGTGAFEGLKVCAIHSKPLELLQEKNYFFKLSEFQERLLELYKTVPDFIRPESAKNEVVSFVKSGLKDLSISRSTFDWGIKVPWDESHVIYVWVDALLNYATAVGFGTDPEQFARRWPAYHVVGKDILRFHAVIWPAMLMAAGVEVPRGVFAHGWLLVGGEKMSKSKLTGIAPDEITDVFGSDAYRFYFLSAIAFGQDGSFSWEDLSARYQAELANGFGNLASRTVAMIERYYEGIVPPPDTYADADLAIQKTVADAATAADDAIERFRIDEAISAIWTIVDELNGYITENEPWALAKDDAQRPRLGTVLYTAAEGLRALATLLSPVMPVATEKLWIALGAAETLGRLQDQPLREAGQWGALKPGTSVNGLAPLFPRVEQHA; from the coding sequence GTGACTTCCGGCCGATCCTTCTATGCCACGACGCCGATCTACTACCCGAGCGACGTGCCCCACATCGGCCACGGCTACACGACCGTGGCGGTGGACACGCTCGCGCGCTGGCACCGCCAGGCCGGCGACGACACCTGGATGCTGACGGGCACCGACGAGCACGGCCAGAAGATGATGCGCGCCGCCGCCGCCAACGGCGTCGGGCCGCAGGAGTGGGTCGACAAGCTCGTGACCGAGTCGTGGTACCCGCTGTTGGAGACGCTGAACGTCGCCAACGACGACTTCATCCGCACGACGCAGCCCCGTCACGAGGAGCGCGTGCGCGAGTTCGTGCAGGCGATCTACGACCGCGGCTACATCTACGCGGGCGAGTTCGAGGCGCTGTACTGCGTCGGCTGCGAGGAGTTCAAGACCGAGGGCGAGATCCTCGACGGGACGGGCGCGTTCGAGGGCCTGAAGGTCTGCGCGATCCACTCGAAGCCGCTGGAGCTGCTGCAGGAGAAGAACTACTTCTTCAAGCTCAGCGAGTTCCAGGAGCGCCTCCTCGAGCTGTACAAGACGGTGCCGGACTTCATCCGCCCCGAGTCGGCGAAGAACGAAGTGGTCTCGTTCGTCAAGAGCGGCCTGAAGGATCTCTCGATCTCGCGCTCGACGTTCGACTGGGGCATCAAGGTGCCGTGGGACGAGTCGCACGTCATCTACGTGTGGGTCGATGCGCTGCTGAACTACGCCACCGCGGTCGGCTTCGGCACCGACCCCGAGCAGTTCGCGCGCCGGTGGCCGGCGTACCACGTCGTGGGCAAGGACATCCTGCGCTTCCACGCCGTCATCTGGCCGGCCATGCTCATGGCCGCCGGCGTGGAGGTGCCCCGCGGCGTCTTCGCGCACGGCTGGCTGCTTGTCGGCGGCGAGAAGATGTCGAAGTCCAAGCTCACCGGCATCGCCCCCGACGAGATCACCGACGTGTTCGGCTCGGACGCCTACCGGTTCTACTTCCTGTCGGCGATCGCGTTCGGCCAGGACGGCTCGTTCTCGTGGGAGGACCTGTCGGCCCGCTACCAGGCCGAGCTCGCCAACGGCTTCGGGAACCTCGCCTCGCGCACCGTGGCGATGATCGAGCGCTACTACGAGGGCATCGTCCCGCCGCCGGACACGTACGCCGACGCGGATCTCGCGATCCAGAAGACGGTGGCGGATGCCGCGACGGCCGCGGACGACGCCATCGAGCGGTTCCGCATCGACGAGGCCATCTCGGCGATCTGGACGATCGTCGACGAGCTCAACGGCTACATCACCGAGAACGAGCCCTGGGCGCTCGCCAAGGACGACGCGCAGCGGCCGCGCCTGGGCACGGTGCTCTACACCGCCGCCGAGGGGCTGCGGGCGCTCGCGACGCTCCTGTCCCCGGTGATGCCGGTCGCGACCGAGAAGCTGTGGATCGCCCTGGGCGCCGCCGAGACCCTCGGCCGCCTCCAGGACCAGCCTCTCCGCGAGGCCGGGCAGTGGGGCGCCCTGAAGCCCGGCACGTCGGTCAACGGCCTCGCGCCGCTGTTCCCGCGCGTCGAGCAGCACGCCTGA
- the rsmI gene encoding 16S rRNA (cytidine(1402)-2'-O)-methyltransferase, whose product MLILAATPIGNLGDASRRLVEALSSATVVAAEDTRTTQRLLAALGVENRPRMIALHDHNEKDRAGDLVELARTEDVLLLSDAGMPTVSDPGFAVVAAAAAADVLVTALPGPSAVLTALAVSGLATDRFAFEGFPPRKPGERRSQLAELAAEPRTMVFFEAPSRLAATLADMATAFGGDRRAAVCRELTKLHEEVVRGPLAELAAWAEQGVRGEIVVVVAGAERRVVAFADAVAQVAELVSSGTRLKEAASEVSRATGHSSRELYQAALAARSST is encoded by the coding sequence GTGCTGATCCTCGCGGCCACCCCCATCGGCAACCTGGGCGACGCCTCGCGGCGCCTGGTCGAGGCGCTCTCGAGCGCGACGGTGGTCGCCGCCGAGGACACGCGCACGACGCAGCGGCTGCTGGCCGCGCTCGGCGTCGAGAACCGGCCGCGCATGATCGCCCTGCACGATCACAACGAGAAGGACCGGGCCGGCGACCTCGTCGAGCTGGCCCGCACCGAGGACGTGCTGCTGCTCAGCGACGCCGGCATGCCGACGGTGAGCGATCCGGGCTTCGCGGTCGTCGCGGCGGCCGCCGCCGCCGACGTCCTGGTGACGGCGCTGCCCGGCCCCTCGGCGGTGCTGACGGCCCTGGCGGTGTCGGGCCTGGCGACCGACCGGTTCGCCTTCGAGGGGTTCCCGCCCCGCAAGCCGGGGGAGCGGCGGTCGCAGCTGGCGGAGCTCGCCGCCGAGCCGCGCACGATGGTGTTCTTCGAGGCCCCGTCGCGGCTGGCCGCCACGCTCGCCGACATGGCGACGGCGTTCGGCGGCGATCGGCGCGCGGCGGTGTGCCGAGAGCTGACGAAGCTGCACGAGGAGGTCGTCCGCGGGCCGTTGGCGGAGCTCGCAGCCTGGGCCGAACAGGGCGTGCGCGGCGAGATCGTCGTCGTCGTGGCGGGGGCCGAGCGCCGGGTCGTCGCGTTCGCCGACGCCGTGGCGCAGGTCGCCGAGCTCGTCTCGTCGGGGACGCGGCTGAAGGAGGCCGCGTCGGAGGTGTCGCGCGCGACGGGCCATTCGTCGCGCGAGCTCTACCAGGCCGCGCTCGCCGCCCGCTCCTCGACGTAA
- a CDS encoding dolichyl-phosphate-mannose--protein mannosyltransferase, with product MTTTAEPLLPRARRSLFDRWQDLLAADPRVRTLYDRLAPVLVVLLAAALRFWNLANPHDAMNQFDETYYVKDAWTLTQLGYEGSWPDGNDAFLAGDANSFSAEPGFVIHPPLGKWLIALGMLAFGPETGWGWRFTTALAGTASVLVLMLIARRMTGSTNVAVLAGFFLAIDGLSIAMSRLALLDGMLTFWVLLAVLFVVIDRERTMERIAVTVGARFAGDTGPVWGPILWNRPWIVAAGAALGAATAVKWSGVWVLAGLGVYLVVTDALARRRAGVLVWPTDAVRQGAVTFVLLVPVAFVVYLASWTGWLVTDGGYDRHVADANPATGLFAWVPLSLQSLWQHHITMFNSASNIVGGHPYSSPAWQWPLLLRPTGMYYRFIAEGEAGCDAAGGCSQSISSMPNPLLWWAGVAAVLYLVYRFVVRRDWRDALVLTAIGVTYGPWLLYPDRTIFQFYTVLMMPFMMLALVFALRDIAGPRGADDYRRLTGQRLVWVFLGVVVALSVFWYPLVSAMQITYEYWFVHTWMPGWGA from the coding sequence GTGACGACGACCGCCGAGCCGCTGCTGCCACGCGCGCGCCGCTCGCTGTTCGATCGCTGGCAGGACCTCCTGGCCGCAGACCCGCGCGTGCGCACGCTCTACGACCGCCTCGCGCCCGTGCTCGTGGTGCTGCTGGCCGCGGCGCTGCGCTTCTGGAACCTCGCGAACCCGCACGACGCGATGAACCAGTTCGACGAGACGTACTACGTCAAGGACGCGTGGACGCTCACGCAGCTCGGCTACGAGGGGTCGTGGCCCGACGGCAATGACGCGTTCCTCGCCGGCGACGCGAACTCGTTCTCGGCGGAACCGGGGTTCGTCATCCACCCTCCGCTGGGAAAGTGGCTCATCGCCCTGGGGATGCTGGCGTTCGGCCCCGAGACCGGGTGGGGCTGGCGGTTCACGACGGCTCTTGCGGGCACCGCATCCGTCCTCGTCCTCATGCTGATCGCGCGCCGCATGACCGGGTCGACGAACGTCGCGGTGCTCGCGGGATTCTTCCTCGCGATCGACGGCCTGTCGATCGCGATGAGCCGGCTCGCGCTGCTGGACGGCATGCTGACCTTCTGGGTGCTGCTCGCGGTCCTGTTCGTCGTGATCGACCGGGAACGCACGATGGAGCGGATAGCCGTGACGGTCGGCGCGCGGTTCGCCGGCGACACCGGTCCGGTGTGGGGCCCCATCCTCTGGAACCGGCCGTGGATCGTCGCGGCCGGCGCCGCGCTCGGCGCCGCGACGGCCGTGAAGTGGTCGGGCGTGTGGGTGCTCGCGGGTCTCGGGGTCTACCTCGTGGTGACCGATGCCCTCGCCCGCCGGCGCGCCGGTGTGCTGGTGTGGCCGACGGATGCCGTCCGCCAGGGAGCGGTCACGTTCGTCCTGCTGGTGCCGGTGGCCTTCGTCGTCTACCTCGCATCGTGGACCGGGTGGCTCGTCACCGACGGCGGCTACGACCGGCACGTGGCCGACGCGAACCCGGCGACCGGCCTCTTCGCGTGGGTGCCGCTGTCGCTGCAGAGCCTGTGGCAGCACCACATCACGATGTTCAACTCGGCGTCGAACATCGTCGGCGGGCATCCGTACTCGAGTCCCGCATGGCAGTGGCCGCTGCTGCTGCGCCCGACCGGGATGTACTACCGGTTCATCGCCGAGGGCGAGGCCGGCTGCGACGCGGCGGGCGGCTGCTCGCAGTCGATCTCGAGCATGCCCAATCCGCTGCTGTGGTGGGCCGGCGTGGCGGCGGTGCTGTATCTCGTGTACCGGTTCGTGGTGCGGCGCGACTGGCGCGACGCGCTCGTGCTGACGGCGATCGGCGTGACGTACGGACCGTGGCTGCTGTACCCCGACCGCACGATCTTCCAGTTCTACACGGTGCTGATGATGCCGTTCATGATGCTCGCGCTCGTGTTCGCGCTGCGCGACATCGCCGGTCCGCGAGGGGCCGACGACTACCGGCGCCTCACCGGTCAACGACTCGTGTGGGTGTTCCTGGGTGTCGTCGTTGCGCTGTCGGTGTTCTGGTATCCGCTGGTGTCGGCGATGCAGATCACGTACGAGTACTGGTTCGTCCACACGTGGATGCCCGGCTGGGGCGCCTGA
- the hemL gene encoding glutamate-1-semialdehyde 2,1-aminomutase, which yields MSTPAQTLTNDSAAARARAVIPGGVNSPVRAFGSVGGTPLSIVSASGPRVTDVTGRDYVDLVASWGPALLGHAHPEVVDAVQRAAARGLSFGASTPGETELAELVIDRLTVGGVRGIERLRLVSTGTEATMTAIRIARGATGRDVIIKFAGHYHGHSDGLLAESGSGVATLGLPGSAGVPADIAALTLVLPYNDRAAVEAAFAAHDGRIAAIITEASGANAGVLAPEPGFNAFLADTAHAHGALLILDEVLTGFRVGPAGWWGLEQTGAHPFAPDLVTFGKVIGGGMPLAGVGGRAALMDLLAPLGPVYQAGTLSGNPLAVAAGLATLRLADADVYAHVDTAAIRVQAALHDALTAEGLPHVISRAGSLFSVAFREGAVRDYDDARAQETWRYGPFFHAMLDQGVALPPSVFEAWFLTAAHDEDALTAIVDALPAAARAAASARAPE from the coding sequence ATGAGCACTCCCGCGCAGACCCTCACCAACGACTCCGCCGCCGCGCGCGCCCGCGCCGTCATCCCCGGCGGCGTGAACTCGCCCGTCCGCGCCTTCGGCTCCGTCGGCGGCACGCCACTGTCGATCGTGTCGGCATCCGGCCCTCGCGTGACCGACGTCACCGGGCGCGACTACGTCGACCTCGTCGCCTCGTGGGGGCCGGCCCTGCTCGGTCACGCCCACCCCGAGGTCGTCGACGCCGTGCAGCGGGCTGCGGCCCGCGGGCTGTCGTTCGGCGCGTCGACGCCCGGCGAGACCGAGCTCGCCGAGCTCGTCATCGACCGTCTCACCGTCGGGGGAGTGCGCGGCATCGAACGGCTGCGCCTGGTCTCCACCGGCACCGAGGCGACCATGACGGCGATCCGCATCGCGCGCGGCGCGACCGGACGCGACGTCATCATCAAGTTCGCCGGCCACTACCACGGCCACTCCGACGGCCTGCTGGCCGAGTCCGGGTCGGGCGTGGCGACGCTGGGGCTGCCCGGCTCCGCCGGCGTCCCCGCCGACATCGCGGCCCTCACGCTGGTGCTGCCCTACAACGACCGTGCCGCGGTCGAGGCCGCCTTCGCCGCCCATGACGGGCGCATCGCCGCGATCATCACCGAGGCATCGGGCGCCAACGCGGGCGTGCTCGCCCCCGAGCCCGGCTTCAACGCGTTCCTCGCCGACACCGCCCATGCCCACGGAGCGCTGCTGATCCTCGACGAGGTGCTCACCGGCTTCCGGGTCGGCCCCGCCGGCTGGTGGGGCCTCGAGCAGACCGGCGCGCATCCGTTCGCGCCCGACCTCGTGACCTTCGGCAAGGTCATCGGCGGCGGCATGCCGCTGGCGGGCGTCGGCGGTCGCGCGGCCCTCATGGACCTGCTCGCGCCGCTCGGGCCGGTGTACCAGGCCGGCACGCTCAGCGGCAATCCGCTCGCGGTCGCGGCGGGCCTCGCGACGCTGCGCCTGGCGGATGCCGACGTGTACGCGCACGTGGACACCGCCGCGATCCGCGTCCAGGCCGCCCTGCACGACGCGCTGACGGCCGAGGGGCTCCCGCACGTCATCTCGCGCGCCGGAAGCCTGTTCTCGGTGGCGTTCCGCGAGGGGGCCGTGCGCGACTACGACGATGCGCGCGCGCAGGAGACGTGGCGGTACGGGCCGTTCTTCCACGCGATGCTCGATCAGGGCGTCGCGCTGCCGCCGAGCGTGTTCGAGGCGTGGTTCCTCACGGCCGCGCACGATGAGGACGCGCTCACGGCGATCGTCGACGCGCTTCCCGCCGCCGCGCGGGCCGCGGCATCCGCTCGCGCGCCGGAGTGA
- the hemB gene encoding porphobilinogen synthase: MNESFPAVRPRRLRQSPAWRRLVSETRIEPAKLVLPVFVREGAEAPVPISSMPGVVQHSLDSLKAELHRAAEAGLSGVMIFGVPEHKDATGSGATAADGILNVATEVAASEVGDALVIQTDLCLDEFTDHGHCGVLDAHGRVDNDASLERYADMALAQAASGSQLLGMSGMMDGQTAVVRAALDGAGFTDVALLAYAAKYASAFYGPFREAVQSTLEGDRRTYQLDPANRREGAREVALDVAEGADIVMVKPAMSYLDVLADAAATSPVPVWAYQISGEYAMIEAAAAHGWIDRERSIDESIVSIFRAGADAVLTYWAIEVAERISRA; this comes from the coding sequence ATGAACGAGTCGTTCCCCGCCGTCCGCCCCCGGCGTCTGCGCCAGAGCCCCGCGTGGCGGCGCCTGGTGTCCGAGACCCGCATCGAGCCGGCGAAGCTGGTGCTGCCGGTGTTCGTGCGCGAGGGCGCCGAGGCGCCGGTGCCGATCTCGTCGATGCCGGGCGTCGTGCAGCATTCGCTCGACTCCCTCAAAGCCGAGCTGCACCGCGCCGCCGAGGCCGGCCTGTCGGGCGTCATGATCTTCGGCGTCCCCGAGCACAAGGACGCCACCGGGTCCGGCGCGACCGCCGCCGACGGCATCCTGAACGTCGCCACCGAGGTCGCCGCGTCCGAGGTGGGCGACGCCCTCGTGATCCAGACCGACCTGTGCCTGGACGAGTTCACCGACCACGGCCACTGCGGCGTGCTCGACGCGCACGGCCGCGTCGACAACGACGCGAGCCTGGAGCGCTACGCCGACATGGCGCTGGCCCAGGCGGCATCCGGATCCCAGCTGCTCGGCATGTCGGGCATGATGGACGGCCAGACCGCGGTCGTGCGCGCCGCGCTCGACGGCGCCGGCTTCACCGACGTCGCGCTGCTGGCCTACGCCGCCAAGTACGCCTCGGCGTTCTACGGCCCGTTCCGCGAAGCCGTGCAGTCCACGCTCGAGGGCGACCGTCGCACGTACCAGCTCGACCCCGCGAACCGCCGCGAGGGAGCGCGCGAGGTGGCGCTGGACGTCGCCGAGGGCGCCGACATCGTCATGGTCAAGCCCGCCATGAGCTACCTGGACGTGCTGGCGGACGCCGCCGCCACCAGCCCCGTGCCGGTGTGGGCATACCAGATCAGCGGCGAGTACGCCATGATCGAGGCCGCCGCCGCCCACGGCTGGATCGACCGCGAGCGCTCGATCGACGAGTCGATCGTGAGCATCTTCCGCGCCGGCGCCGACGCCGTCCTCACCTACTGGGCGATCGAGGTCGCCGAAAGGATCTCCCGCGCATGA
- the hemC gene encoding hydroxymethylbilane synthase codes for MSAPLRIGTRGSALALAQAGTIADALGGELVVIQSEGDVNTQSLASLGGAGVFAAALREALLAGDVDAVVHSYKDLPTAPIAGLSVAAVPRRADARDALCARDGLTLDELPAGARVGTGSPRRRAQVAARRPDVELVDIRGNVDTRLGRVGAEDPERRLDAVVLAAAGLSRVGRSEAVTELFDLDAWPTAPAQGALAIETRTGDETLAARIDHRPTRRAAAAERGVLARLEAGCAAPVGARAFVEDGMLFLTARVYRLDGSAQLTSSHATVLDAGVEDELAERVAAELLAQGAADLAPLGASPASQED; via the coding sequence GTGAGCGCACCCCTGCGCATCGGCACGCGCGGCAGCGCCCTGGCGCTCGCGCAGGCCGGCACGATCGCCGACGCGCTGGGCGGCGAGCTGGTCGTCATCCAGTCCGAGGGCGACGTGAACACGCAGTCGCTCGCGTCGCTGGGCGGGGCGGGCGTGTTCGCCGCTGCGCTGCGCGAGGCGCTGCTCGCGGGCGACGTGGACGCCGTCGTCCACTCGTACAAGGACCTGCCGACGGCGCCGATCGCGGGCCTGTCGGTCGCCGCGGTGCCGCGCCGTGCCGACGCGCGCGACGCGCTGTGCGCGCGCGACGGCCTCACCCTCGACGAGCTGCCCGCGGGAGCCCGCGTCGGCACCGGCTCGCCCCGTCGCCGGGCGCAGGTGGCCGCGCGCCGCCCCGACGTCGAACTCGTCGACATCCGCGGCAACGTCGACACGCGCCTCGGACGCGTCGGCGCCGAGGACCCCGAGCGCCGTCTCGACGCCGTCGTGCTCGCCGCCGCCGGCCTCTCGCGCGTGGGCCGCTCCGAGGCCGTCACGGAGCTGTTCGACCTCGACGCGTGGCCGACGGCCCCGGCGCAGGGAGCCCTCGCGATCGAGACGCGCACCGGCGACGAGACGCTCGCCGCGCGCATCGACCACCGTCCGACGCGGCGAGCGGCCGCGGCCGAACGCGGCGTGCTCGCCCGCCTCGAGGCCGGGTGCGCCGCCCCCGTCGGCGCCCGCGCGTTCGTCGAGGACGGCATGCTGTTCCTCACGGCGCGCGTGTACCGCCTCGACGGCTCGGCGCAGCTCACCAGCTCGCACGCCACCGTCCTCGACGCCGGCGTCGAGGACGAGCTCGCCGAGCGCGTCGCCGCCGAGCTGCTGGCGCAGGGCGCCGCCGATCTCGCACCGCTCGGCGCGTCGCCCGCATCCCAGGAGGACTGA
- the hemQ gene encoding hydrogen peroxide-dependent heme synthase produces the protein MTPDTDAPAETLHYTLFAVFRRDPHAVPAAEDAPALADVADGLASVRGIYDVSGLRADADVMLWLTGHTADGLQADLRALRRSRELSVLLPTWNAMGVHRTAEFARDHVPAYARGLPPKQWLTIYPFVRSYEWYLLPDAERGAMLRDHGLMGRDFPQVQANTVASFALGDYEWLLPMESDDVVDLVDMMRHLRSTEARRHVREEIPFFTGRLIGASEVAEVLA, from the coding sequence GTGACCCCCGACACCGACGCCCCGGCCGAGACGCTCCACTACACGCTGTTCGCGGTGTTCCGCCGCGACCCGCACGCGGTGCCCGCCGCCGAGGACGCCCCCGCGCTCGCCGATGTCGCGGACGGCCTCGCGAGCGTGCGCGGCATCTACGACGTGTCGGGCCTGCGCGCCGACGCCGACGTCATGCTCTGGCTCACCGGCCACACCGCCGACGGGCTGCAGGCCGACCTGCGGGCCCTGCGCCGCTCGCGCGAGCTGAGCGTGCTGCTGCCGACGTGGAACGCGATGGGCGTGCACCGCACCGCCGAGTTCGCGCGCGACCACGTGCCGGCCTACGCGCGGGGGCTTCCGCCCAAGCAGTGGCTGACGATCTACCCCTTCGTGCGCAGCTACGAGTGGTACCTGCTGCCCGACGCCGAGCGCGGCGCGATGCTGCGCGACCACGGCCTCATGGGCCGCGACTTCCCGCAGGTGCAGGCCAACACCGTCGCCAGCTTCGCCCTCGGCGACTACGAGTGGCTGCTGCCGATGGAGTCCGACGACGTCGTCGACCTCGTCGACATGATGCGGCACCTGCGCTCCACCGAGGCCCGCCGTCACGTGCGCGAGGAGATCCCGTTCTTCACCGGCCGCCTGATCGGCGCGAGCGAGGTCGCCGAGGTGCTCGCGTGA